From Spirosoma aerolatum, one genomic window encodes:
- the treZ gene encoding malto-oligosyltrehalose trehalohydrolase → MKPIGATYTGNGRCVFTVWAPKCKSVTLHIVHPQQRELPMLCDEWGYFKLEVEDIEPGTRYMYRLDDQGEFADPASHFQPNGVHGPSEVIDHSAYRWQDEGWRGLPFHDLILYQIHVGTFTPEGTFDAIIPRLDDLADLGVNALQLLPVCQFPGERNWGYDGVYPYSVQESYGGPTGLKKLVDACHARGLAIFLDVVYNHLGPEGNYLTQFGPYFTDKYHTPWGNAINFDREWSDGVRDYVSNNPLFWFEQYHVDGLRFDAIHEVFDMGAVHIWELTHSKVAYLEERLGRALYLVAESDLNNPRVVKSPDAGGYGFDAQWLDDFHHALHVLIHKPGRQRYHDFGRMEQLAKAYTDGFVASGDYAAFRKRKFGRSSAGIPGDRFVVFNLNHDQVGNLLGTERLSLLVDFDRQKVAAAALLLSPYVPMLFMGEEYADESPFYYFVSHTDPDLLNAVREGRKNDFKAFIGDAELPDPADEGTFVQSKIQWPTRTEGRHATMLAWHKRLIELRQSIPALRNVSKNDIRVTVLGQSGFVLHRQTVDGQQHVTILFNFSEEVISYALPSWVTQWDKQLDSKEAKWQETNPTDITLLPGQLAPGQQVNLAPWSVSLYTGRLSREWQ, encoded by the coding sequence ATGAAACCAATTGGAGCAACGTATACCGGTAATGGGCGCTGTGTATTTACAGTATGGGCACCCAAATGTAAATCCGTAACCCTGCATATTGTACACCCCCAACAACGAGAGTTGCCTATGTTATGTGATGAATGGGGATACTTCAAACTGGAAGTTGAGGATATTGAACCGGGCACCCGATACATGTACAGGCTAGACGACCAGGGCGAATTTGCAGACCCAGCCTCACATTTCCAGCCCAATGGCGTTCACGGCCCATCGGAGGTTATTGATCACTCAGCCTATCGATGGCAGGATGAGGGCTGGCGTGGCTTACCTTTTCATGACCTTATTTTGTATCAGATTCATGTGGGTACGTTCACCCCCGAGGGTACGTTTGACGCCATCATTCCCCGACTCGATGACTTGGCCGATCTGGGTGTAAATGCCCTGCAATTGTTGCCTGTCTGTCAGTTTCCGGGCGAGCGCAACTGGGGCTACGATGGGGTATATCCCTATTCGGTTCAGGAATCCTATGGCGGACCAACCGGGCTAAAAAAACTGGTCGATGCCTGCCATGCACGTGGACTGGCCATTTTTCTGGACGTTGTGTATAATCACTTAGGGCCGGAAGGCAACTACCTCACCCAGTTTGGTCCTTACTTCACGGATAAATACCACACCCCCTGGGGCAACGCCATCAACTTTGACCGCGAATGGTCGGATGGTGTGCGCGACTACGTGTCAAACAACCCATTGTTCTGGTTTGAGCAGTACCATGTCGATGGGTTGCGCTTCGATGCCATTCATGAAGTATTTGACATGGGGGCCGTTCATATCTGGGAACTGACGCACAGCAAGGTAGCTTATCTGGAAGAACGACTCGGCCGGGCGCTTTATCTGGTGGCGGAATCAGACCTGAACAACCCACGCGTGGTCAAATCACCCGATGCAGGCGGGTATGGTTTTGATGCCCAGTGGCTCGACGATTTCCACCATGCGTTGCATGTACTGATCCATAAACCTGGACGCCAGCGGTATCATGATTTCGGCCGAATGGAGCAGCTTGCCAAAGCCTATACCGATGGTTTCGTAGCGAGTGGCGACTATGCAGCCTTTCGCAAACGGAAATTTGGTCGTTCTTCAGCAGGTATTCCCGGCGATCGGTTCGTTGTTTTCAACCTCAATCATGATCAGGTCGGCAATTTGCTCGGCACCGAACGGCTATCGCTCCTGGTCGATTTTGATCGTCAGAAAGTGGCTGCGGCTGCCCTGTTGCTGTCACCCTATGTTCCCATGCTGTTCATGGGTGAAGAATACGCCGACGAATCTCCTTTTTATTACTTTGTGAGCCATACCGATCCCGACTTACTCAACGCCGTCCGCGAAGGTCGTAAGAATGATTTCAAAGCCTTTATTGGCGATGCCGAACTCCCCGACCCTGCCGACGAAGGCACGTTTGTACAGTCGAAAATACAATGGCCTACCCGAACCGAAGGACGGCATGCTACTATGCTGGCTTGGCACAAACGATTGATCGAACTACGGCAATCGATACCTGCCTTGCGGAATGTGAGTAAGAACGATATTCGGGTTACTGTACTTGGGCAATCAGGCTTTGTGCTACACCGCCAAACCGTTGATGGCCAACAGCACGTGACCATTCTGTTCAATTTCTCGGAAGAGGTTATTTCCTATGCCCTACCCAGCTGGGTTACGCAGTGGGATAAACAACTGGATTCGAAAGAAGCCAAATGGCAGGAAACCAACCCGACAGATATTACCCTATTGCCCGGCCAACTAGCCCCTGGTCAACAAGTTAATCTGGCTCCCTGGAGTGTTTCCCTGTATACAGGCCGACTATCGCGCGAATGGCAATAA
- the treY gene encoding malto-oligosyltrehalose synthase, whose product MRNPISTYRIQFHKDFTFTDFERIIPYLDKLGIKTIYASPIFEAVPGSVHGYDGVNPQRINPEIGTDEQLRYIHQLLAQRSIDWLQDIVPNHMAFHPANGWLMDVLEKGPLSIYGTFFDIDWTSPHHHGRLMVPFLGEPLDEVLQKGELTVAYQNQRFVLTYFDTAYPIHLRSYVTILQSADQYPSEQLQVWLAQVSELEGITDPTTYALHSTALQVKLDEWSRQPATKSYLTNCLNTVNKNSGQLKRITDEQVYRLCFYGETDSRINYRRFFTVNSLICLNIQHQNVFDHVHHYTKNLLETGVFQGLRVDHIDGLYDPSQYLERLRRLAGDDAYLIVEKILKDDEDLPANWPIQGATGYGFLSIVNNLLTRTSSQQSFTRFYQELVGERKVVRKELYDKKAYILFQHMGGELDNLFHLFSELQLASEEQLAALPDNTLKEAIGEFLIQCPVYRYYGNRMPLDSSEADAVRRIFDRIRTSKSRLTPAIDLLENVLLTRPKAGDIAHNDHALRFYQRCMQFTGPLMAKGVEDTLMYTYTRFIGHDEVGDSPLYFGLTVDEFHQKMIDRQAKWPLALNATSTHDTKRGEDVRSRLNVLTDLADEWIDEVRIWQKLNRPLKSSIPISESVSSEEESTFIDSPDPNDEYFIYQTLVGAYPMPDQDGEDFPNRLDEYLEKALREAKRYSSHDTPNAAYEDATKSFAHELLDTNRPFWKRFDAFYRQIADLGIINSLIQVVLKCTCPGLPDVYQGCEGWDLSMVDPDNRRPVDFEQRYQALDALLEHDPDWQELWQSRYNGQIKLRLVYTLLQERQQNPSLFAEGQYAPLMIEGRYKEQVLAFARHDTQHWYVVAIPLGIARLCRDQQTAPTTIDWGDTYILLPDEAPKRWKHRLTKASGTVETKIRVTDVFTDLPLCVLALTSV is encoded by the coding sequence ATGAGAAATCCCATTTCAACGTACCGAATCCAATTTCACAAGGACTTTACCTTCACTGACTTTGAACGAATTATCCCTTACCTGGATAAGCTTGGCATCAAAACTATATACGCATCCCCTATTTTTGAGGCCGTTCCGGGGAGTGTACATGGCTATGATGGCGTCAACCCGCAACGAATCAATCCCGAAATCGGCACCGACGAACAGCTCCGGTATATTCATCAGCTATTGGCTCAGCGTAGTATCGACTGGCTACAGGATATTGTGCCCAATCATATGGCGTTTCATCCGGCCAACGGCTGGCTCATGGATGTGTTGGAAAAAGGCCCTTTATCCATCTACGGCACCTTTTTCGACATCGACTGGACTAGTCCGCATCATCATGGCCGACTCATGGTACCTTTTCTGGGTGAGCCGCTGGACGAAGTACTCCAAAAAGGTGAACTAACCGTAGCATACCAGAATCAGCGATTCGTACTTACTTATTTCGACACGGCCTACCCGATTCACCTGCGTTCCTACGTCACAATTCTGCAATCGGCTGACCAGTACCCCTCCGAACAACTACAGGTATGGCTCGCCCAGGTATCTGAACTGGAAGGTATAACCGATCCAACTACCTATGCCTTACACAGTACCGCTTTACAGGTGAAACTGGACGAGTGGTCACGCCAACCCGCTACGAAGTCGTACCTGACTAACTGCCTGAACACGGTAAATAAAAACTCCGGTCAGTTAAAACGGATTACTGATGAACAAGTGTATCGGCTGTGTTTTTACGGCGAAACCGATTCCCGAATCAACTACCGACGCTTTTTTACCGTCAACAGCCTGATCTGTCTGAACATTCAGCATCAGAACGTATTCGACCATGTACATCACTATACGAAAAACCTGCTCGAAACGGGCGTATTTCAGGGCCTACGCGTCGACCATATTGATGGTCTTTACGATCCCAGCCAGTACCTGGAACGGTTACGTCGGTTGGCAGGTGATGATGCTTACCTAATCGTCGAAAAAATTCTGAAAGACGACGAGGATTTGCCTGCCAACTGGCCCATTCAGGGAGCAACAGGCTATGGGTTTCTCTCCATTGTTAATAATCTGCTGACCCGAACCAGCAGCCAGCAAAGCTTCACCCGGTTCTACCAGGAATTGGTAGGAGAGCGAAAAGTGGTGCGTAAGGAGTTATACGATAAGAAGGCCTACATTCTCTTCCAGCATATGGGTGGTGAGCTGGACAATCTATTCCATCTATTTAGCGAACTTCAGTTAGCCAGCGAGGAGCAACTTGCTGCACTGCCCGACAATACGCTGAAAGAAGCCATTGGCGAGTTTCTGATTCAATGTCCCGTTTATCGGTACTATGGCAACCGAATGCCGCTCGACTCCTCCGAGGCCGACGCCGTTCGCAGGATTTTCGACCGTATCCGAACCAGCAAATCCCGATTAACACCAGCAATCGATCTGCTCGAAAACGTTCTGCTGACCAGGCCAAAAGCCGGTGATATAGCCCATAACGACCATGCCCTGCGGTTCTACCAACGCTGTATGCAGTTTACGGGGCCCCTTATGGCAAAGGGCGTAGAAGATACACTTATGTATACCTACACGCGCTTTATCGGGCACGACGAAGTAGGCGATTCTCCGCTTTATTTTGGCCTGACCGTCGATGAGTTCCACCAGAAAATGATTGATCGACAGGCCAAGTGGCCCCTGGCCCTCAACGCCACCTCAACGCATGATACCAAACGGGGCGAAGATGTTCGTAGCCGATTAAACGTACTGACTGATCTGGCCGACGAGTGGATCGACGAAGTACGAATCTGGCAAAAGCTAAACCGACCGCTCAAGTCGTCTATACCGATCAGCGAGTCAGTATCTTCGGAAGAAGAATCTACTTTCATCGATTCGCCTGATCCTAATGACGAATATTTTATTTACCAGACGTTGGTGGGCGCTTATCCCATGCCTGATCAGGACGGCGAGGACTTTCCTAACCGCCTGGACGAGTATCTGGAAAAAGCCCTGCGGGAAGCAAAACGCTACTCAAGCCACGACACGCCCAACGCAGCGTATGAAGACGCAACGAAGTCGTTTGCCCATGAGTTGCTGGATACGAATCGGCCCTTCTGGAAACGGTTCGATGCCTTTTATCGACAGATAGCCGACCTGGGTATTATCAACTCACTGATACAAGTCGTACTTAAATGCACGTGTCCCGGACTGCCCGATGTGTATCAGGGTTGTGAAGGATGGGACCTAAGTATGGTAGACCCAGATAACCGTCGCCCAGTCGATTTTGAACAACGGTACCAGGCTCTCGACGCCCTGCTCGAACATGACCCTGACTGGCAGGAACTATGGCAGAGTCGCTATAATGGTCAGATTAAACTCCGGCTGGTGTATACCCTGCTACAGGAACGTCAACAAAACCCTAGCCTTTTTGCAGAAGGACAATACGCCCCCCTGATGATAGAAGGGCGTTATAAAGAACAGGTACTGGCCTTTGCCCGACACGATACCCAACACTGGTATGTGGTAGCCATACCACTGGGTATTGCCCGGTTGTGCCGCGATCAACAAACTGCTCCTACCACCATTGATTGGGGCGATACGTATATTTTGCTACCCGATGAAGCTCCCAAACGATGGAAACATCGATTGACAAAGGCCAGTGGTACTGTAGAGACTAAAATCAGGGTGACAGATGTATTCACGGATTTACCTTTGTGCGTACTCGCTTTAACCTCTGTTTAA
- the tamL gene encoding translocation and assembly module lipoprotein TamL, protein MKKMYDIGCRMYDGLASYTSYTIHHTSRISVLLIAISLSSCLSTKRLGINQYILTAQTVKGNRIISRENLESLIPQKPNRRVLGLPITPPLWFYQLGLRRYNREKAVQELEAKTNEFEQQSQQLADQPKALKKLNKQYGRQLKRLRLKAEEGNWLMRSLGEPPSYFAEADAKANTAKMQKYLSDKGFFNAQTSYTLDTIRRSQIRVNYLIRENEGFYLRNISYQIADPRVDSIVRQSFDQSKLKVGERFDFDNMSGERLRIESLLRDQGYYTFSRQYIRATDVDTIRRGNARRYLAGVEPGDSTRRTVDVDILIANPPGKSSHPIYHIGDVDVQISPNADLATNGQPAMMSSLDTVKRNGISYMLSGQDISLRLLESKILLRPNQLYSQTNFRDTQRQLFMLNQFKYINLTFTDTTNRRLHALVTASPLDKYEATAEGGATGLFYQGQGYPGGFGSLVFRVRNLFGGLETLETSVRYGVEAQTGFVPDPNNFNKVVYASQELGVSSSLIFPQILLPGRFRFRFTPYAPRTQVSLSFNNTFRPDFRRSLLRATMAYNWQTTPAKQFNFLIADINLINAGDGTNKVISQAFYDQLLALRSQGSTVYLNFFRRSLSSSFSFAYTYNTNTPGQNRQANFFRTVLESGGTTLNFFSDKTVARWSEENGGIGVQLYKFLRASLDYRHYIPIRSRTTLAFRVNTGVAYGYGPGGGPVPYEKLFFAGGSNSVRAWLPRRLGPGSAFPYQAGNASKPAIDSLTGQFKYLFEQPGNILIEGSAELRGRLFHLGADINGAVFIDAGNVWAFRSRSATADQPRAGSTFQFDSFIPQIAVGTGVGLRIDFSFFVIRLDGGIKVWDPARLNLSEAEGGGAFILPKFSLAKLSSGPNPLVINFGVGYPF, encoded by the coding sequence ATGAAAAAGATGTATGATATAGGATGTAGGATGTATGATGGGTTGGCTAGCTATACATCATACACCATACATCATACATCACGAATAAGCGTACTTCTGATCGCCATTTCACTGTCCAGTTGCCTGAGTACCAAGCGGCTGGGTATCAATCAATATATCCTGACGGCTCAAACGGTAAAAGGCAACCGGATTATTTCCCGCGAAAATCTCGAAAGTCTGATTCCCCAGAAGCCAAATCGGCGGGTGCTGGGGTTACCCATTACGCCACCCCTCTGGTTTTATCAACTGGGCCTACGCCGATACAATCGTGAAAAGGCTGTTCAGGAGTTGGAGGCCAAAACTAATGAATTTGAACAGCAAAGCCAGCAACTAGCCGACCAACCGAAGGCGCTAAAAAAACTGAATAAACAATATGGCCGCCAACTAAAACGCCTTCGTCTGAAAGCCGAAGAGGGGAACTGGCTGATGCGGAGCCTTGGCGAACCCCCGTCTTATTTTGCCGAAGCGGATGCCAAGGCCAATACGGCTAAAATGCAGAAGTACTTATCGGACAAAGGGTTCTTCAACGCCCAAACCAGCTACACCCTCGACACGATTCGTCGGTCGCAGATTCGGGTAAATTATCTGATTCGAGAAAACGAAGGGTTTTATCTACGCAATATCAGTTATCAGATTGCCGATCCTCGCGTCGATTCGATTGTACGGCAGTCATTCGACCAGTCAAAACTGAAAGTAGGTGAACGGTTTGATTTCGATAATATGTCGGGGGAGCGACTTCGGATCGAATCGTTGCTGCGTGATCAGGGCTATTACACGTTTTCACGTCAGTATATCCGGGCTACGGATGTTGATACCATTCGCCGGGGTAATGCCCGTCGGTATTTGGCAGGCGTTGAACCTGGCGATTCGACGCGCCGTACGGTCGATGTTGACATTCTGATTGCGAATCCACCCGGAAAGTCGTCGCATCCGATTTATCATATTGGCGATGTAGATGTTCAAATAAGCCCCAATGCCGATTTAGCCACCAATGGACAGCCCGCCATGATGAGTTCGCTGGATACGGTGAAACGAAACGGGATTAGCTACATGCTGAGCGGTCAGGACATTTCGCTACGGCTGCTGGAATCAAAAATTCTGCTTCGCCCCAATCAACTCTATAGTCAGACCAACTTTCGTGATACGCAGCGGCAGTTGTTCATGCTGAATCAGTTTAAATACATCAACCTTACGTTCACGGATACCACCAACCGCCGATTGCATGCGCTCGTAACAGCTAGTCCCCTAGATAAATACGAAGCTACCGCCGAGGGGGGAGCCACGGGGCTTTTCTACCAGGGGCAAGGGTACCCAGGTGGATTTGGAAGCCTGGTTTTTCGGGTGCGTAATCTGTTTGGTGGATTGGAAACGTTGGAAACCTCAGTTCGCTATGGGGTAGAAGCCCAGACGGGTTTTGTGCCTGATCCGAATAATTTTAACAAAGTCGTGTATGCGTCGCAGGAGTTAGGGGTTAGCAGCTCACTGATTTTTCCGCAAATTTTATTACCGGGTCGCTTTCGCTTCCGCTTTACACCCTATGCCCCTCGTACTCAGGTAAGCTTAAGCTTTAATAATACCTTTCGCCCTGACTTTCGTCGGTCACTACTTCGGGCCACTATGGCCTATAACTGGCAAACGACCCCTGCCAAACAGTTCAATTTTCTGATTGCGGATATTAACCTGATCAACGCTGGCGATGGTACAAATAAGGTCATAAGTCAGGCGTTTTACGATCAATTACTAGCTTTAAGAAGCCAGGGAAGCACTGTTTATCTAAACTTTTTTCGGCGCTCTCTGAGTTCAAGTTTTAGTTTCGCTTATACCTATAATACGAATACCCCTGGCCAGAACCGTCAGGCCAATTTCTTTCGTACGGTTCTGGAGTCAGGTGGGACCACCCTCAATTTCTTTTCTGATAAGACAGTGGCTAGATGGAGTGAAGAAAATGGGGGTATTGGTGTTCAGCTCTATAAGTTTTTGAGAGCGAGCCTTGATTACCGGCATTACATCCCGATTCGTTCCCGAACGACGCTGGCTTTTCGGGTCAATACAGGGGTCGCTTATGGATATGGACCGGGAGGAGGCCCTGTTCCTTACGAAAAACTATTCTTTGCTGGTGGCAGCAATAGTGTTAGAGCTTGGTTACCCAGAAGGCTAGGGCCGGGTTCCGCGTTCCCGTATCAGGCAGGAAATGCGTCAAAACCAGCCATCGATTCCTTAACAGGGCAGTTCAAATATTTATTCGAGCAACCCGGTAATATCCTGATTGAAGGCTCAGCCGAACTTCGGGGACGTTTATTTCACCTTGGAGCTGATATCAATGGGGCTGTTTTCATCGATGCAGGCAACGTATGGGCGTTTAGAAGCCGTTCGGCTACCGCCGACCAGCCTCGTGCAGGTTCTACCTTTCAATTCGATTCGTTTATTCCGCAAATTGCTGTCGGTACGGGGGTAGGGTTACGGATCGACTTTTCTTTTTTCGTGATTCGGCTGGATGGTGGCATTAAAGTGTGGGACCCTGCCCGGTTAAATTTGAGTGAAGCCGAAGGGGGCGGAGCTTTTATCCTTCCAAAGTTCTCGTTGGCTAAATTGTCGAGCGGACCTAATCCGCTGGTAATCAATTTCGGCGTTGGTTATCCGTTTTAA
- a CDS encoding alpha-amylase family glycosyl hydrolase translates to MNERSSGYIWWQGGIIYQIYPRSFQDSNGDGIGDLLGILKRLDYLQGLGVTAIWLSPIYPSPMADFGYDIADYQNIDSIFGSLNDFDELLSGVHSRGMKLVLDLVPNHTSSQHPWFLESRSSRDNPKRDWYIWHDSKSDGSEPNNWLSVFGGSAWEWDVATGQYYYHAFLKEQPDLNWRNPAVQEAMLNVMRFWLDKGVDGFRVDVMWHMIKDKNLRDNPVNPDYQSHMATYEQLLPVYSTDQPEVHDIVVKMRQVIDSYPERLLIGEIYLPIHQLVTYYGIDGNGAHLPFNFQLLTLPWNAQTIAATIDQYEGLLPKGGWPNWVLGNHDQPRITSRVGIEQARVAALLLLTLRGTPTIYYGEEIGMRDVPIPFDEVQDPQGLNMPDKNLSRDPARTPMQWNKTTNAGFTEGKPWLRVARNFDRENVWRQETDPFSMLSFYKRLISLRQQEPALMVGDYVPVYATSQLITYIRQLEGHPRFLILLNLSHRPAYFNAKDNPLKGIVAIATVPEWEGAEVADSISLGGDEGLLIRLLDE, encoded by the coding sequence ATGAACGAACGTAGTTCAGGATATATATGGTGGCAGGGGGGAATTATTTATCAAATTTATCCACGATCCTTTCAAGACAGTAATGGTGATGGCATTGGTGATCTTCTGGGTATCCTGAAACGACTGGATTACCTACAGGGACTGGGCGTAACAGCTATATGGCTTTCGCCCATCTACCCATCCCCAATGGCCGATTTCGGCTACGACATTGCCGACTATCAGAACATCGATTCCATTTTTGGTTCACTAAACGATTTCGATGAATTACTCTCTGGTGTACACAGCCGGGGTATGAAATTGGTTCTGGATCTTGTTCCCAACCATACATCGAGCCAACACCCTTGGTTTCTCGAATCCCGCTCATCGCGCGATAATCCGAAACGGGACTGGTATATCTGGCATGATAGCAAATCCGATGGGTCGGAGCCTAACAACTGGCTCAGCGTTTTCGGCGGAAGCGCCTGGGAATGGGACGTGGCAACCGGGCAGTATTATTACCATGCTTTTCTGAAGGAGCAACCTGACCTAAACTGGCGAAATCCGGCAGTTCAGGAAGCTATGCTAAATGTTATGCGGTTCTGGCTGGACAAAGGGGTTGATGGATTCCGGGTAGATGTGATGTGGCACATGATCAAGGATAAAAACCTGCGCGATAACCCCGTCAATCCCGACTATCAGTCCCATATGGCGACGTATGAGCAACTGTTGCCTGTTTACTCTACCGACCAGCCAGAAGTTCATGACATCGTAGTAAAAATGCGGCAGGTCATCGACTCCTATCCGGAGCGGCTGTTGATTGGCGAAATATACCTCCCTATTCATCAGCTAGTTACCTATTACGGCATCGATGGCAATGGAGCGCACCTGCCCTTCAATTTTCAACTGTTAACCCTCCCCTGGAATGCACAGACAATTGCGGCTACTATCGACCAGTATGAAGGCCTTTTGCCCAAGGGCGGCTGGCCCAACTGGGTGCTGGGCAACCACGATCAGCCCCGCATTACGAGCCGGGTAGGTATCGAACAGGCCAGAGTTGCTGCCTTGTTGCTGCTAACCCTACGCGGTACGCCAACTATCTATTATGGCGAAGAAATCGGAATGCGCGATGTGCCGATTCCCTTCGATGAAGTGCAGGACCCGCAGGGACTGAACATGCCGGATAAAAACTTAAGCCGTGACCCTGCCCGAACGCCCATGCAGTGGAATAAAACCACCAATGCAGGCTTTACAGAAGGTAAGCCCTGGTTACGGGTGGCCCGTAATTTCGATAGGGAAAACGTTTGGCGGCAGGAAACAGACCCGTTTTCTATGCTTTCGTTCTATAAACGGCTGATCAGTCTCCGACAACAGGAGCCAGCCTTGATGGTTGGCGACTACGTGCCCGTTTATGCCACCTCACAGCTCATCACGTATATCCGGCAACTGGAAGGCCATCCACGTTTCCTTATTCTACTGAACCTTAGCCATCGACCTGCTTATTTTAACGCCAAAGACAATCCACTAAAAGGCATTGTCGCAATTGCCACAGTACCCGAATGGGAAGGAGCTGAGGTAGCCGACAGCATCAGCCTCGGTGGCGACGAAGGCTTATTAATACGCTTACTTGACGAGTAA
- a CDS encoding TrmH family RNA methyltransferase, whose product MLSKNQLKYIQSLHQKKYRQQHGAFLVEGAKSVQEVLQSTFQTELVIATEAFYKENAHLTDRQRTTVEIVSEAELTRAGTLESNNAALAVVRTKENRPLLAQPDEIALILDDIRDPGNLGTILRIADWYGVRKILCSETTADVYNPKVISASKGSFTRVNWWYGNVVQVLAQSAGAVPVYGAFLNGADVHTLPFAKSGYLVMGNESNGIGSDVARYITQPVTIPRYGDAESLNVGIATAVLLDNIRRVTA is encoded by the coding sequence ATGCTTTCCAAAAATCAGCTTAAATACATACAGTCGCTGCACCAGAAAAAATACCGGCAACAACACGGGGCCTTTCTGGTCGAAGGTGCCAAGAGCGTTCAGGAGGTTCTACAATCAACCTTCCAGACCGAACTGGTAATAGCGACCGAAGCATTTTACAAAGAAAACGCTCACCTTACAGATCGCCAACGAACAACCGTCGAAATCGTTTCCGAAGCGGAGTTGACCCGTGCCGGAACCCTCGAAAGTAATAATGCGGCCCTGGCTGTGGTCAGAACGAAAGAGAACCGCCCCCTATTGGCTCAACCAGACGAAATTGCCCTGATTTTGGACGACATCCGCGACCCTGGCAATCTAGGTACTATTCTTCGCATTGCCGACTGGTACGGCGTTCGAAAAATTCTATGCTCCGAAACAACCGCCGACGTCTATAATCCGAAAGTCATTTCGGCCAGTAAAGGCTCCTTTACCCGAGTAAACTGGTGGTATGGCAATGTGGTTCAGGTACTCGCCCAATCGGCTGGTGCCGTACCCGTTTATGGTGCCTTTCTGAATGGCGCTGATGTGCATACGCTCCCGTTTGCAAAATCCGGTTATCTGGTGATGGGCAATGAGTCGAACGGCATCGGGTCCGATGTTGCCCGGTACATAACACAGCCCGTTACCATTCCGCGCTATGGAGACGCCGAATCCTTGAACGTTGGTATTGCCACAGCCGTCTTATTGGACAATATCCGGCGGGTTACGGCGTAA